In Passer domesticus isolate bPasDom1 unplaced genomic scaffold, bPasDom1.hap1 HAP1_SCAFFOLD_304, whole genome shotgun sequence, a single genomic region encodes these proteins:
- the LOC135292348 gene encoding myotonin-protein kinase-like: MRETGQIYAMKIMNKWDMLRQGQVSCFREERDVLVRGDRRWITRLHFAFQDPQCLYLVMEYYIGGDLLTLLSKFGDRLPLPMARFYLAELVMAIDSVHRLGYVHRDIKPDNILLDRWGHIRLGDFGSCLRLGPDGTVRSAVAVGTPDYLSPEMLLAVEDPSRSYGPECDWWALGVLAFEMFCGKPPFFADSVLETYAKILHFQDHLHLPDADDDDDEEGGGAEGWRAVPAAARALVRGLLCAPGARLGRGGARDFRALPLFAGLRWRALRRCPAPFAPSAAGAADTSNFDVLDDCLSPPQEVPGEPGVPPELELHLPFVGYSYARAEHEDEEEEEEEEEDEEWDQDTAMELEGEWGTPPESGTPPGGATPLAIGTPPAQGDAPTPGGAPTLRNPPTHGGPPKPPGSPPSKRAPPARGDPDTDGGTPPERTPPTRGDLRTHGTSPPKGGPPQRTLPTLGGPPARGDAPPKAAPPPPPRENPIPHPKPLPPSPRDPPPAAPPQKAAPPPQGPPPAKGAPPRTPPPGTEPPRAPPVAIPVAVPVSVPAAVSVPVLAAVPAVPVSVPVPVPEPVPVSVPEPEPVPVSVPELREALARERRGREELERELGKLRAAGQGLARRLQEAESRNLELEAKLRRLQSDPPGPGPPAPGKDPPPQIPVIPLPPKSQ, encoded by the exons ATGAGGGAGACGGGGCAGATCTACGCCATGAAGATCATGAACAAGTGGGACATGCTGCGCcagggacag gtgtcgTGTTTCCGCGAGGAGCGGGACGTGCTGGTGCGCGGGGACCGGCGCTGGATCACGCGGCTGCACTTCGCCTTCCAGGACCCGCAGTGCCTG taCCTGGTGATGGAGTACTACATCGGCGGTGACCTGCTGACGCTGCTCAGCAAGTTCGGGGACCGGCTGCCGCTGCCCATGGCGCGCTTCTACCTGGCCGAGCTGGTGATGGCCATCGACTCCGTGCACCGCCTGGGCTACGTGCACAg GGACATCAAACCCGACAACATCCTGCTGGACCGCTGGGGCCACATCCGGCTTGGGGACTTCGGGTCCTGCCTGCGCCTGGGGCCCGATGGCACC gtGCGCTCGGCAGTGGCCGTGGGCACCCCCGACTACCTGTCCCCCGAGATGCTGCTGGCGGTCGAGGACCCCTCGCGCTCCTACGGCCCCGAGTGCGACTGGTGGGCGCTGGGCGTGCTCGCCTTCGAGATGTTCTGCGGCAAGCCGCCCTTCTTCGCCGACAGCGTGCTCGAGACCTACGCCAAGATCCTGCACTTCCAG gaccACCTCCACCTGCCGGACGCCGATGACGATGACGATGAGGAAGGGGGCGGGGCCGAGGGCTGGCGGGCCGTGCCCGCGGCCGCGCGCGCGCTCGTGCGGGGGCTGCTGTGCGCGCCGGGCGCGCGCCTGGGCCGCGGGGGCGCGCGCGACTTCCGCGCGCTGCCGCTGTTCGCGGGGCTGCGCTGGCGCGCGCTCCGCCGCTGCCCCGCCCCCTTCGCGCCCAGCGCCGCCGGCGCCGCCGACACCTCCAACTTCGACGTGCTGGACGACTGCCTGAGCCCGCCG CAGGAGGTGCCGGGGGAGCCGGGGGTCCCCCCCGAGCTGGAGCTGCACCTCCCCTTCGTGGGGTACTCGTACGCCCGCGCCGAGCACGA ggatgaggaagaagaggaggaggaagaggaggatgaggagtgGGACCAGGACACGGCCATGGAGCTGGAGGGGGAGTGGGGGACCCCCCCCGAATCGGGGACCCCCCCGGGCGGCGCGACCCCCTTGGCCATAGGGACCCCCCCCGCGCAAGGGGACGCCCCCACCCCCGGGGGTGCTCCCACGCTCCGCAACCCCCCCACCCACGGGGggccccccaagccccccggGAGCCCCCCCTCAAAAAGAGCCCCCCCCGCCCGCGGGGACCCCGACACCGACGGAGGGACCCCCCCAGAAAGGACCCCCCCCACCCGCGGGGACCTCCGAACTCACGGGACCTCCCCCCCAAAAGGGGGCCCCCCCCAAAGGACCCTCCCCACCCTCGGGGGCCCCCCCGCCCGCGGGGACGCCcccccaaaagctgccccccccccacccccaaggGAGAACCCCATCCCCCACCCAAAGCCCCTCCCCCCCAGCCCGCGGGACCCCCCCCCGGCCGCCCCCCCCCAAAAAGCGGCGCCCCCTCCCCAGGGCCCCCCCCCGGCCAAGGGGGCCCCCCCGAGGACGCCCCCCCCGGGCACGGAGCCCCCCCGGGCGCCGCCG GTGGCGATCCCGGTCGCGGTCCCGGTGTCGGTCCCGGCGGCGGTCTCGGTCCCGGTCCTGGCGGCGGTCCCGGCGGTCCCGGTgtcggtgccggtgccggtgccggagCCGGTGCCGGTGTCGGTGCCGGAGCCGGAGCCGGTGCCGGTGTCGGTGCCGGAGCTCCGGGAGGCGCTGGCCCGGGAGCGGCGCGGGCGGGAGGAGCTGGAGCGGGAGCTCGGGAAGCTGCGGGCGGCGGGACAGGGGCTGGCCCG gcgCCTGCAGGAGGCCGAGAGCCGCAACCTGGAACTGGAAGCGAAACTGCGGCGGCTGCAGAGCGACCCCCCGGGGCCCGGCCCCCCCGCGCCAG GCaaggacccccccccccaaatccctgtgatCCCCCTACCCCCTAAATCCCAGtga